A region from the Lycium barbarum isolate Lr01 chromosome 8, ASM1917538v2, whole genome shotgun sequence genome encodes:
- the LOC132608382 gene encoding uncharacterized protein LOC132608382, with protein MAQVVTCRVKFTPMQLEFVATFVYAYNVKEDRKMLWDHISHLSVNRKEPWIILGDFNVVLHRDDRMGGNPVTLAEVTDFQNCIDNCGLEEMANSGNKYTWSDKQAARIFSKIDRVLVNGEWVDQMPTITAHANQDREALRRVQRQLQQTALNDAIQREENELNVKFRRSVFLAESLLLQRSKATWIRQGDDNTKYFFSMIKKRKLIQTITQIQDEHGQRQHEQAQVVEVLVRYYQQLLGDSGGPRKPADNRIFAHGPTVSAEQQWGLLQPLTCTRLRQRCSVSRTTKAQARMDMEGDFIEQRGI; from the exons ATGGCACAAGTTGTCACCTGTCGGGTAAAATTCACTCCTATGCAACTTGAGTTTGTGGCAACTTTTGTGTACGCCTATAATGTTAAGGAAGATAGAAAGATGCTGTGGGATCATATAAGTCATCTAAGTGTAAATCGAAAGGAGCCGTGGATAATATTGGGAGATTTTAATGTCGTGTTGCATCGAGATGATAGAATGGGAGGAAATCCAGTTACTCTAGCTGAGGTAACTGATTTCCAAAACTGTATCGATAATTGTGGGTTGGAGGAAATGGCCAATTCAGGGAACAAATATACCTGGAGCGACAAACAGGCTGCTCggattttttcaaaaattgataGAGTGTTAGTCAATGGTGAATGGGTGGATCAGATGCCTACTATAACTGCACAT GCAAATCAGGATAGAGAGGCATTGAGGAGGGTCCAACGTCAACTGCAGCAGACCGCTTTGAATGATGCTATACAAAGGGAGGAAAATGAATTAAATGTTAAGTTCAGAAGATCAGTCTTCTTGGCTGAATCATTATTACTACAGAGGAGCAAAGCAACTTGGATAAGGCAAGGAGACGATAATACCAAATACTTCTTCTCTATGATTAAGAAGAGGAAGCTGATTCAAACCATCACTCAGATTCAGGATGAACATGGGCAGCGACAGCATGAACAAGCACAAGTAGTAGAGGTGCTTGTGAGGTATTATCAACAACTCTTGGGTGACTCTGGGGGCCCAAGGAAACCAGCCGATAATAGAATATTTGCGCATGGACCTACGGTATCAGCAGAACAGCAATGGGGGCTACTTCAGCCATTAACATGCACGAGATTAAGACAGCGATGTTCAGTATCAAGGACAACAAAAGCCCAGGCTCGGATGGATATGGAGGGGGATTTTATAGAGCAGCGTGGGATATAG
- the LOC132607584 gene encoding cytochrome P450 98A2-like isoform X4, with product MAFPLVLSISILLIFLCYKLYHLLTSKLPPGPWPWPLIGNLFDIKPVRFRCFAEWAQIYGPIFSFYVGSQLNVVVNNAELAKEVLKDKDQHLANRFRTKPLENVSKNGMDLIWADYGPHYVKVRKVCNLELFTPKRLEALRPIREDEVTAMVENIFRDSTKSCNVSKILMLRSYLGSVAFNNVTRLTFGKFNLGEFVPWLRWVFKDDNNALEVQDRRLDKFTRIIMEEHTLARKQTGETKQHFVDALLTLQKEYDLSDDTVIGLLWDMITAGMDTIAITVEWAMAELVKNPRVQQKVQEELDRVIGSDRIVNETDISKLSYLQYVVKESLRLHPPTPLMLPHMAGNNAKVGGYNIPKGSIVHVNVWALGRDPRIWKDPLQFWPERFMKEDVDMKGHDYRLLPFGSGRRTCPGTNLAINLVTSMLAHLLHHFVWSLPSGVEFEDVDMMESPGTVTYMQTPLHVVPTPRLPLHLYTHVE from the exons ATGGCTTTTCCTTTAGTACTCTCCATATCTATACTTCTCATATTTTTATGTTACAAGCTCTACCACCTGCTCACCTCCAAGCTGCCGCCAGGGCCTTGGCCGTGGCCGCTCATAGGAAACCTCTTCGACATAAAGCCGGTGAGGTTCCGGTGCTTCGCCGAATGGGCTCAAATTTATGGGCCCATATTTTCTTTTTACGTTGGATCACAGCTAAATGTGGTGGTGAATAATGCGGAACTTGCAAAAGAAGTTCTTAAAGACAAAGACCAACATTTGGCCAACAGGTTTAGAACTAAGCCTCTTGAAAATGTAAGTAAAAATGGGATGGATTTGATTTGGGCAGATTATGGGCCTCATTATGTGAAAGTAAGGAAGGTTTGTAATCTTGAGCTTTTTACTCCAAAGAGACTTGAAGCTCTCAGACCTATTAGAGAAGATGAAGTTACTGCCATGGTTGAGAACATTTTCAGAGACTCTACTAAGTCTT GCAATGTCAGTAAAATCTTGATGCTAAGGAGCTATTTGGGATCAGTAGCATTCAACAACGTAACAAGGCTAACATTTG GAAAGTTTAATTTGGGAGAATTTGTGCCATGGCTACGTTGGGTTTTTAAAGATGATAATAATGCTCTTGAGGTACAAGATAGGCGTTTGGATAAATTTACAAGAATTATAATGGAAGAACACACACTTGCTAGGAAGCAAACTGGGGAAACTAAACAACACTTTGTTGATGCTTTGCTTACCCTTCAGAAGGAGTATGATCTTAGTGATGACACTGTTATTGGCCTTCTTTGG GATATGATAACAGCAGGGATGGACACAATAGCCATTACTGTTGAATGGGCTATGGCAGAATTGGTAAAGAATCCAAGAGTTCAACAAAAGGTCCAAGAGGAGCTAGACCGGGTTATCGGGTCGGATCGGATTGTAAATGAAACAGATATCTCCAAACTCTCCTATCTACAATATGTAGTCAAAGAATCGCTAAGGTTGCACCCTCCAACTCCCCTAATGCTGCCTCACATGGCCG GTAACAATGCTAAAGTGGGTGGTTACAACATTCCAAAAGGTTCAATTGTACATGTTAATGTATGGGCCTTAGGTCGTGATCCTAGAATTTGGAAAGACCCTTTACAATTTTGGCCAGAAAGATTCATGAAAGAGGATGTTGACATGAAGGGGCATGACTATAGGTTATTACCATTCGGTTCTGGTAGACGTACATGTCCAGGGACGAACCTTGCAATTAATTTGGTCACGTCTATGTTAGCCCATTTGTTGCACCATTTTGTTTGGTCATTGCCTTCAGGTGTTGAGTTTGAAGATGTTGATATGATGGAGAGTCCTGGTACTGTCACTTACATGCAAACTCCATTACATGTTGTTCCTACTCCTCGGTTGCCTCTACACTTGTACACACATGTTGAATGA
- the LOC132607584 gene encoding cytochrome P450 98A2-like isoform X2, whose amino-acid sequence MAFPLVLSISILLIFLCYKLYHLLTSKLPPGPWPWPLIGNLFDIKPVRFRCFAEWAQIYGPIFSFYVGSQLNVVVNNAELAKEVLKDKDQHLANRFRTKPLENVSKNGMDLIWADYGPHYVKVRKVCNLELFTPKRLEALRPIREDEVTAMVENIFRDSTKSCNVSKILMLRSYLGSVAFNNVTRLTFGKRFVNPQGEVEEQGEELKAIVTNGIKIAGKFNLGEFVPWLRWVFKDDNNALEVQDRRLDKFTRIIMEEHTLARKQTGETKQHFVDALLTLQKEYDLSDDTVIGLLWDMITAGMDTIAITVEWAMAELVKNPRVQQKVQEELDRVIGSDRIVNETDISKLSYLQYVVKESLRLHPPTPLMLPHMAGNNAKVGGYNIPKGSIVHVNVWALGRDPRIWKDPLQFWPERFMKEDVDMKGHDYRLLPFGSGRRTCPGTNLAINLVTSMLAHLLHHFVWSLPSGVEFEDVDMMESPGTVTYMQTPLHVVPTPRLPLHLYTHVE is encoded by the exons ATGGCTTTTCCTTTAGTACTCTCCATATCTATACTTCTCATATTTTTATGTTACAAGCTCTACCACCTGCTCACCTCCAAGCTGCCGCCAGGGCCTTGGCCGTGGCCGCTCATAGGAAACCTCTTCGACATAAAGCCGGTGAGGTTCCGGTGCTTCGCCGAATGGGCTCAAATTTATGGGCCCATATTTTCTTTTTACGTTGGATCACAGCTAAATGTGGTGGTGAATAATGCGGAACTTGCAAAAGAAGTTCTTAAAGACAAAGACCAACATTTGGCCAACAGGTTTAGAACTAAGCCTCTTGAAAATGTAAGTAAAAATGGGATGGATTTGATTTGGGCAGATTATGGGCCTCATTATGTGAAAGTAAGGAAGGTTTGTAATCTTGAGCTTTTTACTCCAAAGAGACTTGAAGCTCTCAGACCTATTAGAGAAGATGAAGTTACTGCCATGGTTGAGAACATTTTCAGAGACTCTACTAAGTCTT GCAATGTCAGTAAAATCTTGATGCTAAGGAGCTATTTGGGATCAGTAGCATTCAACAACGTAACAAGGCTAACATTTGGTAAGAGATTTGTGAATCCACAAGGTGAAGTTGAAGAGCAAGGTGAAGAGCTCAAAGCCATTGTAACCAATGGGATTAAAATTGCAGGAAAGTTTAATTTGGGAGAATTTGTGCCATGGCTACGTTGGGTTTTTAAAGATGATAATAATGCTCTTGAGGTACAAGATAGGCGTTTGGATAAATTTACAAGAATTATAATGGAAGAACACACACTTGCTAGGAAGCAAACTGGGGAAACTAAACAACACTTTGTTGATGCTTTGCTTACCCTTCAGAAGGAGTATGATCTTAGTGATGACACTGTTATTGGCCTTCTTTGG GATATGATAACAGCAGGGATGGACACAATAGCCATTACTGTTGAATGGGCTATGGCAGAATTGGTAAAGAATCCAAGAGTTCAACAAAAGGTCCAAGAGGAGCTAGACCGGGTTATCGGGTCGGATCGGATTGTAAATGAAACAGATATCTCCAAACTCTCCTATCTACAATATGTAGTCAAAGAATCGCTAAGGTTGCACCCTCCAACTCCCCTAATGCTGCCTCACATGGCCG GTAACAATGCTAAAGTGGGTGGTTACAACATTCCAAAAGGTTCAATTGTACATGTTAATGTATGGGCCTTAGGTCGTGATCCTAGAATTTGGAAAGACCCTTTACAATTTTGGCCAGAAAGATTCATGAAAGAGGATGTTGACATGAAGGGGCATGACTATAGGTTATTACCATTCGGTTCTGGTAGACGTACATGTCCAGGGACGAACCTTGCAATTAATTTGGTCACGTCTATGTTAGCCCATTTGTTGCACCATTTTGTTTGGTCATTGCCTTCAGGTGTTGAGTTTGAAGATGTTGATATGATGGAGAGTCCTGGTACTGTCACTTACATGCAAACTCCATTACATGTTGTTCCTACTCCTCGGTTGCCTCTACACTTGTACACACATGTTGAATGA
- the LOC132607584 gene encoding cytochrome P450 98A2-like isoform X1 — translation MAFPLVLSISILLIFLCYKLYHLLTSKLPPGPWPWPLIGNLFDIKPVRFRCFAEWAQIYGPIFSFYVGSQLNVVVNNAELAKEVLKDKDQHLANRFRTKPLENVSKNGMDLIWADYGPHYVKVRKVCNLELFTPKRLEALRPIREDEVTAMVENIFRDSTKSSAGNVSKILMLRSYLGSVAFNNVTRLTFGKRFVNPQGEVEEQGEELKAIVTNGIKIAGKFNLGEFVPWLRWVFKDDNNALEVQDRRLDKFTRIIMEEHTLARKQTGETKQHFVDALLTLQKEYDLSDDTVIGLLWDMITAGMDTIAITVEWAMAELVKNPRVQQKVQEELDRVIGSDRIVNETDISKLSYLQYVVKESLRLHPPTPLMLPHMAGNNAKVGGYNIPKGSIVHVNVWALGRDPRIWKDPLQFWPERFMKEDVDMKGHDYRLLPFGSGRRTCPGTNLAINLVTSMLAHLLHHFVWSLPSGVEFEDVDMMESPGTVTYMQTPLHVVPTPRLPLHLYTHVE, via the exons ATGGCTTTTCCTTTAGTACTCTCCATATCTATACTTCTCATATTTTTATGTTACAAGCTCTACCACCTGCTCACCTCCAAGCTGCCGCCAGGGCCTTGGCCGTGGCCGCTCATAGGAAACCTCTTCGACATAAAGCCGGTGAGGTTCCGGTGCTTCGCCGAATGGGCTCAAATTTATGGGCCCATATTTTCTTTTTACGTTGGATCACAGCTAAATGTGGTGGTGAATAATGCGGAACTTGCAAAAGAAGTTCTTAAAGACAAAGACCAACATTTGGCCAACAGGTTTAGAACTAAGCCTCTTGAAAATGTAAGTAAAAATGGGATGGATTTGATTTGGGCAGATTATGGGCCTCATTATGTGAAAGTAAGGAAGGTTTGTAATCTTGAGCTTTTTACTCCAAAGAGACTTGAAGCTCTCAGACCTATTAGAGAAGATGAAGTTACTGCCATGGTTGAGAACATTTTCAGAGACTCTACTAAGTCT TCTGCAGGCAATGTCAGTAAAATCTTGATGCTAAGGAGCTATTTGGGATCAGTAGCATTCAACAACGTAACAAGGCTAACATTTGGTAAGAGATTTGTGAATCCACAAGGTGAAGTTGAAGAGCAAGGTGAAGAGCTCAAAGCCATTGTAACCAATGGGATTAAAATTGCAGGAAAGTTTAATTTGGGAGAATTTGTGCCATGGCTACGTTGGGTTTTTAAAGATGATAATAATGCTCTTGAGGTACAAGATAGGCGTTTGGATAAATTTACAAGAATTATAATGGAAGAACACACACTTGCTAGGAAGCAAACTGGGGAAACTAAACAACACTTTGTTGATGCTTTGCTTACCCTTCAGAAGGAGTATGATCTTAGTGATGACACTGTTATTGGCCTTCTTTGG GATATGATAACAGCAGGGATGGACACAATAGCCATTACTGTTGAATGGGCTATGGCAGAATTGGTAAAGAATCCAAGAGTTCAACAAAAGGTCCAAGAGGAGCTAGACCGGGTTATCGGGTCGGATCGGATTGTAAATGAAACAGATATCTCCAAACTCTCCTATCTACAATATGTAGTCAAAGAATCGCTAAGGTTGCACCCTCCAACTCCCCTAATGCTGCCTCACATGGCCG GTAACAATGCTAAAGTGGGTGGTTACAACATTCCAAAAGGTTCAATTGTACATGTTAATGTATGGGCCTTAGGTCGTGATCCTAGAATTTGGAAAGACCCTTTACAATTTTGGCCAGAAAGATTCATGAAAGAGGATGTTGACATGAAGGGGCATGACTATAGGTTATTACCATTCGGTTCTGGTAGACGTACATGTCCAGGGACGAACCTTGCAATTAATTTGGTCACGTCTATGTTAGCCCATTTGTTGCACCATTTTGTTTGGTCATTGCCTTCAGGTGTTGAGTTTGAAGATGTTGATATGATGGAGAGTCCTGGTACTGTCACTTACATGCAAACTCCATTACATGTTGTTCCTACTCCTCGGTTGCCTCTACACTTGTACACACATGTTGAATGA
- the LOC132607584 gene encoding cytochrome P450 98A2-like isoform X3 — protein sequence MAFPLVLSISILLIFLCYKLYHLLTSKLPPGPWPWPLIGNLFDIKPVRFRCFAEWAQIYGPIFSFYVGSQLNVVVNNAELAKEVLKDKDQHLANRFRTKPLENVSKNGMDLIWADYGPHYVKVRKVCNLELFTPKRLEALRPIREDEVTAMVENIFRDSTKSSAGNVSKILMLRSYLGSVAFNNVTRLTFGKFNLGEFVPWLRWVFKDDNNALEVQDRRLDKFTRIIMEEHTLARKQTGETKQHFVDALLTLQKEYDLSDDTVIGLLWDMITAGMDTIAITVEWAMAELVKNPRVQQKVQEELDRVIGSDRIVNETDISKLSYLQYVVKESLRLHPPTPLMLPHMAGNNAKVGGYNIPKGSIVHVNVWALGRDPRIWKDPLQFWPERFMKEDVDMKGHDYRLLPFGSGRRTCPGTNLAINLVTSMLAHLLHHFVWSLPSGVEFEDVDMMESPGTVTYMQTPLHVVPTPRLPLHLYTHVE from the exons ATGGCTTTTCCTTTAGTACTCTCCATATCTATACTTCTCATATTTTTATGTTACAAGCTCTACCACCTGCTCACCTCCAAGCTGCCGCCAGGGCCTTGGCCGTGGCCGCTCATAGGAAACCTCTTCGACATAAAGCCGGTGAGGTTCCGGTGCTTCGCCGAATGGGCTCAAATTTATGGGCCCATATTTTCTTTTTACGTTGGATCACAGCTAAATGTGGTGGTGAATAATGCGGAACTTGCAAAAGAAGTTCTTAAAGACAAAGACCAACATTTGGCCAACAGGTTTAGAACTAAGCCTCTTGAAAATGTAAGTAAAAATGGGATGGATTTGATTTGGGCAGATTATGGGCCTCATTATGTGAAAGTAAGGAAGGTTTGTAATCTTGAGCTTTTTACTCCAAAGAGACTTGAAGCTCTCAGACCTATTAGAGAAGATGAAGTTACTGCCATGGTTGAGAACATTTTCAGAGACTCTACTAAGTCT TCTGCAGGCAATGTCAGTAAAATCTTGATGCTAAGGAGCTATTTGGGATCAGTAGCATTCAACAACGTAACAAGGCTAACATTTG GAAAGTTTAATTTGGGAGAATTTGTGCCATGGCTACGTTGGGTTTTTAAAGATGATAATAATGCTCTTGAGGTACAAGATAGGCGTTTGGATAAATTTACAAGAATTATAATGGAAGAACACACACTTGCTAGGAAGCAAACTGGGGAAACTAAACAACACTTTGTTGATGCTTTGCTTACCCTTCAGAAGGAGTATGATCTTAGTGATGACACTGTTATTGGCCTTCTTTGG GATATGATAACAGCAGGGATGGACACAATAGCCATTACTGTTGAATGGGCTATGGCAGAATTGGTAAAGAATCCAAGAGTTCAACAAAAGGTCCAAGAGGAGCTAGACCGGGTTATCGGGTCGGATCGGATTGTAAATGAAACAGATATCTCCAAACTCTCCTATCTACAATATGTAGTCAAAGAATCGCTAAGGTTGCACCCTCCAACTCCCCTAATGCTGCCTCACATGGCCG GTAACAATGCTAAAGTGGGTGGTTACAACATTCCAAAAGGTTCAATTGTACATGTTAATGTATGGGCCTTAGGTCGTGATCCTAGAATTTGGAAAGACCCTTTACAATTTTGGCCAGAAAGATTCATGAAAGAGGATGTTGACATGAAGGGGCATGACTATAGGTTATTACCATTCGGTTCTGGTAGACGTACATGTCCAGGGACGAACCTTGCAATTAATTTGGTCACGTCTATGTTAGCCCATTTGTTGCACCATTTTGTTTGGTCATTGCCTTCAGGTGTTGAGTTTGAAGATGTTGATATGATGGAGAGTCCTGGTACTGTCACTTACATGCAAACTCCATTACATGTTGTTCCTACTCCTCGGTTGCCTCTACACTTGTACACACATGTTGAATGA